CGATTTAAAGCGAGCGAAATAAGACTGgatattgtttttgatatttcaaaaaCAATATTCAGATACAAAAGAAACCTCTTAACATAGGAAAGTCGCCTCGCGCAGTAAGCGGGCCTGCTGCTTTTTGATACTTCGTGTAAAAATCCACTTTTTAAAAAGTAGCTTCGACCTAAGAAAACGTCGTGATAAACGTGTAATTTAAACATGATCAAACAAAGaagaaaaaccttttaaaattaaagCTTAAATACGCAAAACTTTCATATACCCctgactaaaaaaataaatattaatcttgtatttatttattacgtCATAACTGCTTTTtaagttgtaatttttttatatattataaatttaATGTAGTTAAGTCAAAGCATCCTGCtgtgttatttctgacgatCCTAAATCTCTTCTGAAGTTAAAATTCAAACTTACGCTGGTCTTTCAAGAGGGGGGAgagaaggggggggggggggggggattgcattatattttatttaaaaataaattaggaAGAAGAAGTCAGAACACAGTCTGTAACACAGGCTGTGCAACAAATTGCAGAGGGGTCACACAAACCCACTTAAAACAagtataataaaacaattttgctTTCAAGAGCAAACCAGCGTCTTTTTTTGACGAATAAATGTTTGACTCGGGAATGCAATTTTGTTGGATATATTAGACTTGTTGAAAGCTGTAGTGAATAAGTTCTACTTtcgtaataaaaataaagtttaaaaagatataaaacaaaaaaataacgaatcaatattacagtataaaaaaatataacatttaaaattacacttaaaataatagtaataataaatgGCCTACATAAAACTTAAgccaacaaaattattttagctGTCATGTAATGAAGTACACTCTTCGGCTTGTACACGTTCTTTAAAAGCAACCCCATTTTGGGGGTCAGGCCTACTGGGGTGGGGCGTTTTTGGCTCTCAAGGTCGCTTTGTACCTAATTTTATGAGTACTTGTATCACGAACCTTTGCTCTCGGATAGTGTTTGTGAGCAGTGAATCCAACACACAAACTTTTTTCTCCAAAACACACTCATAGGTATTTTGGCCACTTCTTAGTTTTGCATGTGTTTGCTATTCAGATAAAGATTGGATTTAGAGAACCCAACacatagaaattaaaaaaagccaTTTCAACAACTGTTTCTCATTTTtcttaagggaattaatttttcaagggaattaattttcgcgaatttcacGAGTTTTGGGTCAGTTTCGCAGTAATTAGTTTCACCAAAAACTATTGGGTAACTCGCTATTcgcaaaattcgcaaaaattaattcctgtaAGGCACTTGACGGTGATGTGAATTATCCGTCAATGTGGACTTAAAATTTTTAGATGGAATAAACGTTTTCAGATTCAATTTTCAGATTTATTTAAcgaaaatctaaattttaaaatcctaaaataatatttacacTGCTATTCGATTGGAAGTCAAATCGATtcaaaaacaatgaaaacacaCTCTGGTGTACTTTAAACCAAACAGACTACCACAGAAGTTTATTTAAGGCTGTATATTTGTTCCAGACCTTAAAACCCTTTGAGCCATCAAAGTCTAATATGGTACAGTCAACTAGACCATGCAAATCTGTGTGACGGCTGTTTGAGGGGGAATATTTTAGAGGAAATTTTTTCACGATTTTATTCTTAAATTGAAAAATCGCGTACTCCAGAGGGTGTAAGCAAATGGATAGGGAAGAAAACATGGATATTTTAGGAAAAGCTTTCTTTGAATATTTTCATCATCTCAAATAGGTTTTCGTGTTTGACTACAACACAACCAGGATTAAAATTATGGCCGCTTTATAGAAGAACTTGTTGAACTTACTCGCAGgacaaaaaaaaacttctaaaaatgaaatttcaaaaacttttcacTACACACTCTTTCATAAGAATCAGTACAATCCGACCTAGTCAAATTTTAGCATGGCTTACTTTTTTCTCAAATTTCTCAAAATttaggtttaaataaaaaagtttttttgttgctaTTGGTCCTTATAATTGTGTTCATAAACAatcgagaaagaaaaaaaacgaccAAGAACAATCATTAGCTTGAGAGAGAATATACATTCTGGATTGTTCTTATTTAAGGGCAAAATTTAGACTCGCCTTgctcagttttaaaaacaatgattCAGAcctgaaattgttcttatattttgacAAAGTCTGAAGCGCGTGTTCTTATTGTTCTTAAAGAAAGCGTGTATGTTAATGCataaaatcaattttattgACACAATAAATCACAAACTTCGTGCCGTTATAATGTTCTATGATTGGTTTAGAACTCTACAATTTCTACTACGGCTATCAAAAGGGGCGCCAAAAGAGGATTTTGATTGTAAGATGATAATATTTACGTTGTTTTCTAGATATCATCCTGACACAAATGGAGATTAAAATCGGTTTATCACCTGGTTTATTTCGAGTTATTCGAGTGTTTCGCTTGGGTCGTCTTCTTCGATTTTTCGAAGCTGCAAAAGGAATCCGTCAGCTTTTGTTTACTATTTTGAAATCTGCACCAGCATTGAGCAATGTGGGTACAttactttttttgattttattcatcTATTCGGTCATGGGCATGTCGATATTTGGAAGATTGAAAATGAATGGAGCGATAACACCTGTCGTAAACTTCCAAACCTTTGGAAGCAGTATGTGCGTGTTGTTTCGAATCGCAACAGCTGCAGGCTGGAACGCTGTGTTGGATGGTGCTATGGTTCAACCGCCTAATTGCGATCCAAACTTGCCTATTGGGAATGGAATTACCCAAGGGGACTGTGGAAATCAAATAGTGGCAGTTCTTTTTTTCGTTTCGTATATCATGTTAATTGTTTTGATTATAATAAACATGTACATAGCAGTGATATTGGAAAATTTTAATCAAGCACAATCTCAAGACGAGGCTGGAATTACAGAAGACGATATCGAGGCTTACTACGATGTCTGGCAGTTATACGATCCGAAAGCTACGCAATTCATCCGATATCAGGAGACATCGTCGTTCCTTAACGCGCTTGAACCACCGTTTCGCATCCCGAACCCGAATTACTGGTACCTGGAAGAGCAGAACATACCGATGAAAGACGGGtataaaattcattgtttagATTTGTTGATGACGCTGATAAAACACATCATAGGTGACGATAAATGTGTGGAGAGTGAGCACACGAATGAGATTATGAAGAAAGTGAACGCAAAGTACAAAGTAAAATTTCCACAGCGGTTCAAAGAAAACACGATAGCTACGACAGATGAGCGCCTTAAAATCGAAAAACATGCCGCAGAAACGATCCAACGCGTTTTCCGTTGGTATTTATTAAACGGTCATATTGAATCGTTCATAAATTCCACCGCACAAAGTAACAACATACAACTACATCGAAAGTTTAAACAAATCGAAGCGCTCTTCAAGGTTATGTTAGAATCAAAACGCAAACGTATGGAAGAACAAAGGTTAAAAGAGgaaatggaaaaagaaaaggaacGTGAAAAGTTGCTCCCGCCACAAACTAACGACGACTCGTCTGGTGAATACTACATGGGAGATGAAGATGATATCGTGGAAACACCGTTCCTTTAAATCGTTTACTTTTTGGGTGCCCTGGTGACTATGAAAGTGGGTAAATCGATTTGATACGTTAGAATACGACAAGACACGATAACATGCATTGCGTTATATTTCTTTAGCATCGTGCAAATCACTTAAAGCTTGGAAACATAAGCTTACATTCTGTTATGGCAATGCCATAAATAGAAAAGCCGTAAAATCATAAAATGAGATTTTGAACAGAAAGTTTACATTTTTCAATATAACAGAGAGAGAGCACACAGAACTATAAAACACAAAACGCCACAGTCACAAAATTGAAATATATCAACGAAAaaaaaaggtatatatataatatgtaaaaacattaaaaaataagaatctatttttatatttaattttgtaaattgcAGGCTTAATCTTTGTTGTCAtgataaaaaaactgtttttgtcaAACATAAATTATCAGCTTCATATGAATTCCGCCAAAGCTAGTGACACGTGGATATAGCTTTATAAATCGTGCGCCTATAACATGAGCTGTACCAGCTGAACTCGataaaatgttttgtaaaaatcTAACTTTTAGAATGTCTACCTAGGTCGTAACACGTATATTGAAAATGACCCTTCCTTCTTCCCCTTTCCCCTCCACCCTACCCCTTGTACAAGTAAAATTTCAATAATTACTTTGTAACCACATGGACAGATGAGAGAATGAAAAAATGATATTAACCGATTTAACtcctttttattataaaaaaaattgtgctaaATTTATTTTCGCACAATTGTTAATTTTACGAAGATATTTAAAGTATTTGATAGGagtgaaaaaaaaactgaattgAAACCACAGAATCACTTTGGAAGAGACGGAGCAAACTGGTTGTGAACCCTGGTGGGACGGTAGAGACGTATTAGAAAATATCCCCAAATTTAATATCCTAAAATTTCCATTGTTTTCGccttttgtttttgtctttaaaCAAGATTTCTGGCCGTCCGCTACAAAAACATGGAGCACTTTCAGATGGGAAATTAAAACTCTCTTTCGTATGGACCCCTATTTTTACATCTTACAGTTGGGTGGCCAAAAGTTATGACCATTACACGGCATGTCCTTATATGGATATCACTGCGACGTCTCATCCTTCAGAGAATAACCCTGTTAGCATTACTTAGTTTTCATAATTTTAAGAGTGCCAAACACAAAAACAACTTCTGTAGTTTGCataaaaacgttttatttgcaaaaaattatcTCTTGTGCAAACCAATAACTCTCGCGAGAATTTTTGGTCTACAAATCGCACATCTGAAGATTATACGGTTGTTTTAACTTGCTTTATACAATATAAACCATTCTGCgaaaattttccatttttgtatGCGCAAAAATACAGCATTTTTTTCCATTTCTGCGCACTTACTTCTTTCTGTGTCCTAACCTACAGTTCCTTCGTTGTTCGTTTGGAAACAGTCCAGTCCCGCTATCTAAAACTCTGAATAGACCAGACAAAAATTCGAGATAGCGCGATGTTTGAAATAAACGAGAGTAAACTGaacattcatttttaaaagctaattTGATTTTGACCCTAATAAAACTATCAAATGTTCGGTAtccgcaatttttttttagaaaaataacgtttttcgcaaaaatacattatttcgGATGACGTCATTCCGGGACGCTCAAACGCAAATATTTGGTACCGTTCaggttaaaaaaaatcctttctATAAATGTCTAAAATACAGATATTGTCGCAAATTTTCAGGTATGTCCAGATTTTCAATGTCATCTCTAGTTATGCAGGTTAGCAGTTTCAGACGGCAAATTTCCTTTAACTTTGTCATTCTTGGTAATTGCCAAACCGTAAGTAAGCCTGCACTTGACGAAACAATCAATTCTTGGGAACTGGAAGAAAATGAAGCATAATTCGCACTTACACCTTCAGAAACGTCAAAAGATGATAACACATACAGTAGGTTATActcgtttagtggtgaaaaaatataaactttggcATAACTTGAGCATACTGCTAGAAAAGCACCGTTGTTGGAATATTTTACGTGCGTTATACACTCGTTATCGTTCAGTAGGTTCAAATGTTGCTTTTGAACCTTGGCATTCGTAtgatttatgaaaaataatgtCTTGTTGTAGCCAATTAAGATGATTTGAAAAGAACCAAATGGattaaatgaaaatattattttctgttTGATTCTGTTTTCCACACCAATAAGTGGCAACAAGTTTACTGTTCTTGATGTAAACTCTTTTTTCTCACAGTCACAAACATCAGTAATTGTGAAATGACCGTCTGACATGAGAAGAGCAACGTAATTTGAACAAGGTGAAAACATACATTGCATCAAGTAATCACCAGACGAAAGATGTTCACAAATTTGATCCAATTTTTTCATCCAAAAGTGTTTTAACATCAAGTTTCCTTGAACTTTCCACATAGAAAAAACACAATCCACCAATTTATTCTGCATTTTTAAGTCTGTAATGGTGACCGCATGCGTGTGGTCCACAACCAAACAAATACTTTTACCACATAAGTTACCGCCTATGCAAGGTAATGGAGTGCAACCAAACAGTTTTTCTTTGTCTTTATACGAGTATCCAACAACAGAGAGTTGTCCTTGAAAACCATTCATTATAGCACAGCATAAGTTTCCACATGATGAAAACAGGGGGTAAGGCACAGGAGCATATGTAAACATGCATCCTAAGTCAAATATCTTACCATCATCAATCTCCCAAACTGACAAAAAACCACACGGGATTCTACCACTTCTAACATAATGGTTGAACGTTCCCAAAGAAGTAAAAATCTGATTATCATCAGGGGCAAAGTTACAACAAATTGAAGAAAAGTTTTCGACTTCTTCCGATAAGGTTTCGCCAGCTGATTCTGTTATGTCAACTTTGAGGACAGCCTTGGGCAATGTTATTGCATCGCGTCTTTTAAACAGCCTCCATGGTTTATACCTTTTAtctataaaaacaaacagaaaaaaaggGTAACATTATTTCATTAAAGATATAGGCttcaaaagaattaaaaagatATACCTATACTCAAGAGGACTAATGCTGGATAAATTTCCCCTGAATTTATTTTTCCAATTCGttggcaaaatattttgttaagttATGCAGTATTTTTTTAGTCTAGTATATACATTAAGCTtatcatttttctctttttgatactTTTTATCTGTGAGTGTAAAAAAATACAGAGCAATAGTGAAAGTAGGTAAAAAAGGCAGGTCTCCTTTCTAGATTTATCTTCGCAAAGTGGGCCTTTGTTATTATATCTGAAGAATTGGGACCCCAATAATTTTTCACtggttaatttttgcaaatatatatcaggataaatctaaaaaaataaaggataaatctaaaacagtttttttctgAAACAATAGCATGTAAGTTTATAACACATGGTTTATTTCAAATGGTCAATGCTCACTTTCACAAAGCTATTTATAGATCCAACAATAGTCCTTATTGATGCTTTTAGCACAAAGCTCAGTAACTTGTATATGCTGGAAAGTCCTAATAGAGTACTAATAGGCTGCATTGTTAGCAGTCTGTGTCTATTGGGTTTTTTCTCTTTTGCCAACAGCCGTTGTTTGATGCAAACAACCGTTGGTTGATGGTCCTTTATTACCAATTGGCTGCACTTGTATATACAAACATGGCTAATCTAAGTCTTGCAAGACATGTAAATATTCAATTAAGTATCCTTTTTGCAATAAAACACACAAGGGCGCCAtttcattgttttaaaaaaatttgcttgaaaaaaaatactCTCTGGAAAAATCCCTTAcctattgaaaaattaaaaaacatatactTTTTGGATGTAACACATTGGAACTTAATGGGATAATCTCTTCATCTATCATCAAAAACTGTGTGGAGTAAACATATATACCTTTCCTAGTGGCCGGGGTTTTATTAAGGATACAAAATTGAAGGTGAAAGGTGTAACAAATTAACTTTGTTAAATATTCATTGGACTAGAGTAGTtcaattgcatttcgggaatagTTCAGGAATTCAGAAAAATTCAGGAATTGAGGAAAGTGCAGAAGCTTTTGAATAAAAATGGGGAATTTTATTTCTAAGTTCCTCTGGAATTAGCCCTTGTTATAATGTGGGTGTTTTGCAGCTAGCGATACCGTCTTTACTAGGTGATTTTCTAAAAAACGACTCTAGCAACAACCTAGTAACTATGCCTGCCACATAACTTCATGGTTTTGACAATAAGCTATCCCATAAAACAACTTTATAAAAGTTCTTGCGAACAAGGCGGGCGTTACTGCAAGGTTGAGAAAAAAAGGAATCTGCTGAAACGTCCTAGTTCTGCGATTTATGTCTCAAGCTGTGATGTGAGTTTCATGGAATTAATCTAAAAACAGAtgcaaaaatttggaaaaattgcTGAAGtgaattaaaattttcttaaaaaaatactccTGTCTAGTTTCACAATAATTTTATAGGTTTGTTTTGTAATTAATGAATGATTAAAAAGATAACAATAGAGTATAATGTCTTACCCAAGCAATAATAAGTCTGTCAGTTTTGTAAAGTACACAAACGTAAATACTGATGAAATTGATAAGGTAGATCATAGACTTCAGGCTCCGGATTTCATGTTATAAGCCATCTAGAGTTGCCATTAAACATAGTAAAAACACCTAATTAAGTTGTTCACTTAATACGGACAGTTATAAGCAGCTAGCTTTTAAACCATCTCGCACGCTGAAATAAAATGAATATATGTAAATCAAAAGCCATAAATCTACATTGTAAAAAATTCCACTGGAAAAAGCTTCTCTTGAGAAAGTTTTACGTAtaatagtcggtggcccgtggaaaatccatgtGTTTGCCCGTTCTTTTTTTAAACCGCATAGCTTAGAATCCAGTGCTAGCTCCCTCACCTTCTTCCAAAACTCTCACCCTTACCATGATTTGCTATTATAGGATTCCGAAATTTAGGATTACCTTACTgaaatcaatttttgtttttgttttccttttgATTTTACGCAAGCTGGCTGTAGTTAGCTTGCTTGACTAGAGGTTGGTTCTATGGGTTTaacttaaaaacatttaaataaagaattaaCGCACGTGATGCGCTAGCAGCCATCCATTAGCCCCTACATCAATATGACAGCGAAACCAGAATAACATTTAGGAGCTATCAATTCACACAAGGCATCCAACCAAACCCAAGACTTCTTGctcaaatcaaaaattttgaacGTGAAAGTGACACCCGAGAGCCCCGCAAGTATACTCGGGACCCAGGACCCAGAAACCTGATGGCCCTAAGGACGATTTTGATTTCATTTGCTAAAACAACATGGGGATTGAACTTTTTTGATTTGATAATTATTTAGAAATGTGTAATTAGTAAATTTTAAATGGTGTGCACTTGGCTCCTGAAAGCAAAAAAGCAGCGAATTTGCAGCCTTTATTGCCCCCGGTCacgtttgtttttcaaaaaaaaaacaaaaaaaaaacgagaAAAACCGCCCTTGAAAATGGTAAGATGTGGTCTTGATGACGAGTTtaaccgcgaaaatttcttccttgATTCATTGTTacttaaaaatacgaaattatACATTGCAACTGTTGAAGATCTCTTTGTAAGTAAAACACACAAGGTGTGCCAATATAATAAacccaaaaaatacattttcctTGAATTCTTTTGCGAAGTGGCCCGTTATACCACACGACATGTTAACGCAAAAGAAAGTTTTAGATTACCTCTTTTGcattttaaacttctgttaCTCAAAAATGGATGTTCTGTAAGTTCCTTTACTTATTCTGCTTAACAGATAGATTTACTTCGCAATGCAGCGACGAAAATTCTGTTAAACTGAGAATCATAAATTGATTAAACAAGAATTTATAGTCACTCTCATCTCCAAAGTGAGTTACTGTAATTTTTGTAATGCGGAGAGCATCTTTACAATGAAATCCACTGTAGAAATAGCACAACACAAGATTGAATGTTCTGCTAGGattgttatttaaaattataatcAAAGTTATAACAATCTGCGAATCAAGCATGTAAATCGAGGTAGGACTACGactttaaattttagaaaaaaacttttgcttaaaaagtgaatgaaacttttttattaagAGGTCGAGCTTAGGTTATATACGTTCAATCAATCCAATACAGTATCATCGAAAGTTAATAACAGTGCAAGGTTGAAATTCCACTTGAACATCGTACGAGGTTGAAATTCCACTAGATCACCGTATGTAACAATTGTTTGCAGTGTAGACAAAACAGAAATGTTTTCTGAGTTTCTCAAATAGCAATGTCATACTGTAGAAAGCGAATTTAATAACTATTCGTCTTTAAATGTGTTTAAACGAATTTCTGCTGATTGTATCATGTCATCTCTTTGATTAAAAGTGGCCAAAACGATTCTAAAAGgagctttaacaaaaaattgtaataaaCCTTTCTCTCTCTAATCGCAGGAAAAGTTAGACTGATTTCGCTTTTTCCacagacagaaaaaaaaaataaaatactcaTTTAGCAGAATAACCAATTACACGTTTTTTTGTACGCAATTCTGTTTTTCATTTCAGCCTCAGTTGGAgacgaaattaaatttttttgactctcataaaaaacttcaaaaggCTTGAccgaaacaacaacaacaacaacaacagcaacaacaaatatACAATATCATGATAATTTTCTAGTTTCTCCTAAAACAGTTCTCttgaaaaaatttgatttaatattatattttcataaaaatgatATAATCACGATATTCAAAAACCTTTTATAGGATAAATTGTGAGGTATTGATACGAAGAAAAGGCggacacgtttttttttttaaaacgttgaTTTATATTAGCTTCAATAAGGCTAACAGCAACTACCCGCTTATCTTCTCTCCCACCCTTAACCACCATCTTGTTCTTTCAAAAATTGTGTGCAGTTGAGGAAAACGAGAAAATAAAGtagtaaaaaaagaagaacgcgtatatattttgtaaacatAAGAAAATAATGGTTTAAATGTTTGGTTAAACATCGTTTAAGTTTTCAATGGACTGAACACCATCTAACATCCATTAAGGTTTTATAGCTACATTTTGACGCAGTGTATGCAACGGCGATATTAACCCATGATATACATAAACCAAAGAAGTCGTCATAAACATGCGCTTAAAGTCACAAAACGTTGTTGTCGTTACAGTGAATACGAGGTTCGAACgatttatttttgtatgttgACCACGCTGACTTATTCTTGCTTCGATTTATCTGCTGCGTCTTCACAGTTCGTACTTTTTTCAGGAGAGAAGCGAGAATATTTCAACTGCAGTATGTCTCCAACTTCATCAAGAGCAGAAATAACCTGAAATAAAGAGTTAACAAATGACAAAACATCTTACAAACAAGAAGTTAATTTGTTATTCCTATCACTTAAAGTAAAATTTGAGTACTCCTTAATTTAAACTTTACCGTAAATTTGAACCAAAATTGGCGTCGGTAGTTAACGAAAAATCAAATATTATCATGGTATGCGCGCATTTTTGGTTGGTTTTCATAATTTTGTTGTGCCAAGCGGCTCATAAGATCTTTTactcaagaaaataaaaataaaaacagttcttGAAAGAAATTGGAGTTGCCTTTGCGCGTATACACAGTTTCATCTGCGACCACAGGTTCGGTAGGGCTAAAAAGACCGAATTCCGATTACTTAACATCAAGTTCATTGGTTGaccattttaaataatttagacAAGTTGTTTCAGCAACATCACAACATTAAAAGAATTACCTTATCTAACATTTCCGGTGTATGGGCTGCCGACAGACAAAACCTCGTTCTAGATTCGATGATAGGAGTAGCGGGAAATCCAACCACAACAACAGCAATACCTCGAGCTAACATCTCTCGACTGA
This is a stretch of genomic DNA from Hydractinia symbiolongicarpus strain clone_291-10 chromosome 9, HSymV2.1, whole genome shotgun sequence. It encodes these proteins:
- the LOC130658025 gene encoding uncharacterized protein LOC130658025, producing MAASASHKRYKPWRLFKRRDAITLPKAVLKVDITESAGETLSEEVENFSSICCNFAPDDNQIFTSLGTFNHYVRSGRIPCGFLSVWEIDDGKIFDLGCMFTYAPVPYPLFSSCGNLCCAIMNGFQGQLSVVGYSYKDKEKLFGCTPLPCIGGNLCGKSICLVVDHTHAVTITDLKMQNKLVDCVFSMWKVQGNLMLKHFWMKKLDQICEHLSSGDYLMQCMFSPCSNYVALLMSDGHFTITDVCDCEKKEFTSRTVNLLPLIGVENRIKQKIIFSFNPFGSFQIILIGYNKTLFFINHTNAKVQKQHLNLLNDNECITHVKYSNNGAFLAVCSSYAKVYIFSPLNEYNLLYVLSSFDVSEGVSANYASFSSSSQELIVSSSAGLLTVWQLPRMTKLKEICRLKLLTCITRDDIENLDIPENLRQYLYFRHL